In Arsenicicoccus sp. oral taxon 190, the following are encoded in one genomic region:
- a CDS encoding signal peptidase II, protein MSTLPPSRQGAPAAGRRATVFAAAAVVAMVDLGVKVWAQAVVPPTGIEAGPVDLRLGYNPGVAFSFAAEAPPGVVLAVTAVVTAGVAALVYRAAPSGSRLQLPAFAAVLGGAVANLTDRAGDGVVTDYLHSGWWPTFNLADAAIVAGVILLVLSNVVRNGPDRADAPAGARGARR, encoded by the coding sequence ATGAGCACGCTGCCGCCCAGCCGCCAGGGGGCTCCGGCGGCCGGGCGACGGGCCACCGTGTTCGCCGCCGCGGCCGTGGTGGCGATGGTTGATCTCGGTGTCAAGGTGTGGGCACAGGCCGTGGTGCCACCCACCGGGATCGAGGCGGGCCCGGTGGACCTGCGCCTGGGATACAACCCGGGGGTGGCGTTCTCGTTCGCCGCGGAGGCGCCGCCGGGGGTGGTCCTCGCCGTGACTGCGGTCGTGACCGCGGGGGTGGCCGCCCTCGTGTACCGGGCTGCGCCGAGCGGGTCCCGGCTGCAGCTGCCCGCGTTCGCCGCGGTTCTGGGTGGCGCGGTCGCGAACCTCACCGACCGCGCCGGTGACGGGGTGGTGACCGACTACCTGCACTCCGGCTGGTGGCCCACGTTCAACCTTGCGGACGCGGCCATCGTGGCCGGCGTGATCCTGCTGGTCCTCAGCAACGTGGTCCGCAACGGCCCGGACCGGGCCGACGCGCCCGCCGGTGCACGAGGAGCGCGCAGGTGA